In Garra rufa chromosome 14, GarRuf1.0, whole genome shotgun sequence, the genomic stretch CTTAATGCACAGGTAAACGGGGTCCAAACTATTCGGAACGCTCAAATAATTCAAAGCAAATAACATTCAACATTCACAAAATGTTATTTGAGAGTCAGCAGATATGACAAAACAGTAACAATACCAGTTTCTTGATTTCTCCCTCCAGCTTGTAGATGCAGTCCAACTTTCTCTTGCGGCAGCGTTGCGCAGCCATGCGGTTCTTACTGCGGCGTCTCACATCCTGAACAAACTCCAGCTGTTCTGGGGTCAGCTCCTCGCGTTTCAACATCTGCAGGAATGCTCTTCGAGTCATGCTGGAAATTTGCTCCACAGGGAATGGCAAATCCACCTGGGAAGAAAACCAAGACGTCAACACTGCATTATGAAGGATTGCAGCTGTGTTCAGCCTCAAGTCTGGTTCCATTTTTCATGTAGGGACTGAAACTTTTAATTGCAGCGTGCCAGGGAATCTCAATCGAGTATGAAATAAAGCAGAAGTTTGTAATTTGGCACCAAACTTCAACTCTAACTTCATGAAGTTTTGCAACCGTGACTGCTCAAGGATGCTCACCTCTTGCACTTGTTCACTGCTCCCGCACTGCTCACAGTCTCCGTCCGATTCACACTCAGAGTTTTCCCTTGAGTTAATAGGAGACAAGCAGGGACTGTCTTCGGTGTCCTCTTTGGACAGAGTGTCGCCTCCAGGGGTCTGTCTATCACTGGAACTCAGGTCTCTCAGGAAGGGACAATCATCAGGCGCAGCGCCCAGATCCAGATGCTTTAACCAGTGGAAGTCTGAGCCATTTCCTGTAGAGGACTGGTCGATAGAGTCCAAAGGTAGCGGCTCATTTAACGTAGAGCTCAGATCCTGCCAAAAACCCTTTGCGAGATGCTCAGCTACTTCCCTTTCCACCGTGCTCCGTTCTGTGGGGCAATCTTTGGGGGTCAGTTCAGAGAACGTTTGTTCGTTGGAATCAAACACCTGGTTGTCATCGGTGCCAATGTTGCTGAGATCTGGAGTGCCAGAAATGCTGTCCAAAACCTCGCTTGATTCCGCTGAATTCAGAGGACATAGTTGGCTGCAGTCGGCGGGCGGCATTAGAGGTCCTTCACTTTGGTCAAAGTGGCCCTCGGTGATACTGATGTTCAGTTCTTTATCAGTAGGTGGTTCACAATGCACATCCATTGCTAGCTCCTTCTGGAATTCATCCTCTATTGCTAAAATATCCCCACCACAGCCCGCTGGAGAAGAATGTAGTTTCTCATTGTCACTGGTGCTCGAAATAGACAGGAAAGGACAAACTTCAGCAGCCCCCATGGAAGCCGAAGGCAACTGAGGCCCACAGTTCTGTAGGCAAAACTGATCTTGGCCATCACCCATGTGGTACGAAGTGCTTCTTGCATAAAGCGGGGATAGATCTAGCTGCATTTCTTTGTCATTTGAGATTGGTGGGCAATCTTTAGGACTTTCTACAGAGGATGTTGCAGCTTGCAGGACAGTGCTTGCATCTTGAGGTATGCGATCTTCTCCAGTTTCAGGGTTTTGGTTGTTTGAACTGCAGACGGCTTGGGGTTTCTCATGGGATGCTTGGTTCTTGCTTTTACCtttcactttttttgtgtttccACCATCATCGGTAAACTTCGGGATGAGGAATTCAAAGCAGACTTTATCGAGGTTTTGAAATCCGAGAAATTCGGCGCATCTGTGGATCTCCAGGATGTTTTCTTTCGTGAAGTGAAGTTTTGCAGTGTAGGCAAACTGCAGAAGAGGCTCAAATCCTTCCACCGTGACCTTGGGAGATTAATTATAGTCATGATTActgcatgaataaatcatttgcaAATCGCAATACTGGGTAACTGCTGTAAGTTAATTTACTCAATTTAATCTCAATATATAAGGCCTAATTTGACAGCGCAGCAATGTAAAcaatttttaaaggaatagttcatgcaATAAAGAacactctgtcatcatttactcgccctcGCATCATGCCAAACTCATCTGACTTAGTTTCTTCAATCGCACACTCAAGGAAAAATTAGTTAGTATACAGTATACACATATGtattacatacatatatttactgttcttcagaaaagtccttcaggtcctacagattctttgtttttttgtatttgtgtattttaaccctttccaacaatgactgtatgattttgagatccatctttccacactaaggacaactgagggactcatatgcaacttttgcagaaggttcaaaagctcactgatgcttcagaaggaaacacaatgcattttgaaatttgaagatcagggaaaattttacttattttgtcttctggggaacatgtaagaatcttctgtagcttctgaagggcagtaataaataaaaaaaaatgtgtatgatatttgggcaaaataagaaaaatgtaggcctacacatcctcattcccattcaaatgtttacaccccctgctcttaatgcatagggtttttttttttcctgctgaagcatcagtgagcgtttgaaccttctgcaatagttgcatatgagtccctcagttgtcctgagtgtgaaaaaatggatctcaaaatcatacagtcattgttggaaagagttcaaatgcacaaaaatgcaaaaaaaaaaaatgataaaaaaaaaaaaagaatatgtgaaggacttttctgaagaacagcaggcagtttaattgttcaggacaaacaagagactcatgaacaactatcacgaaaaatctgctgtggatcattcagctaacaaaacagttttaagaatgaagtgtatgtaaacttttgaacagggtcatttttataaattcaactattattttctcgttcactatatgtaaacatcttttaagtgaaatattttattcaggtcagtactaaacacaaaaaaaaaactattaattttgtatgatccctcttattttggtaaaataatgcatatttgtcagattctgacttcaactgtaaaatgtttacaaatatcATGATGTTGATATTTAACCTTGCAGAATTATCAAATTATCTAgtaacaaataatattaaaaataaaagactaTGCCAAAAATACCTAATACAGTTTGTTTCAAAcatgtaattaattttatttttttcttcttaattATGACATCTTTATAGCCACACCACCATGATTTTTTTGCCcctcataaatatataaattataaacatGCTCATCATAGAAGAGGTATATTAGAGTACTATTAGATTTTTGATGTATTTTtgaaaatatctatctatctatatatatattacccatgcatgaataaatgatgacagaattgtgtTAAAGCATATACTATTTGTTTTAGGGTTTGCtcaatatatgtttttttttttgttttttgttttttaacatatGTATGggtgttaaaattgttttgaaaataacaacAAATCATAAAGACATCACAGCTTATCACAGCTTTTTCAAAACCTTCAGGTTCAACCCATCCACGATATCAAGCATTACCTCATCCGGTAACCTGACGGTGAGGTTTGGACGGTTGTGGTTTGTCAATCTGGTATAAAAATAGTCGCTGCAGGAAGCCAGCACTGAAGAGTGCGCTCGAAAGCTCCTGCACTCCACTTCAACCGTCACATCACACAAGAGCTCCTTCTGTCTCAGCTCGTCCAGCGAGCGAAGAACATGATGGCTGTGAACAGCGGACTGAAAGGTGAAAACAGAGGTCCGGGGGCCATCCACAGACATGACGCAGGGGTTTAGCTACAAAATAACAAATACATAGACACAACTGTGTAACAAAAGTGGGACAGAAATAGATGCATCAGGTTACACTTGGGTGGAGTGACAGTATTTATGCATTATATTCACCATGTAGAATATAAAACTGAAATATGTAAACAAAAGCACCATAATTATTTTTCAGTGTTAAAACTTTTGAGTAACCATTAGGATAAGTAAACAGAGTGACTGTGCATGactgcaaaacattaaaaatgatggTTCTGTAGGCTATAGCCATGTGTTCATTACATAATTCGCATAAAGTTAACAGAATAGTTTTCATTGCATAAGCCAAAATGAGTGTTGAGCAACTGTGCAAACATTTGTTTTTCAGCTGCCATAAATAAACATTGCCTAACTAACGTTGCAATACCTGGAAATTCCAATTTCTCAACATAGCATACTCTTTGAGACAATACAACAAAAGTAGGAACTAGCTAGGTG encodes the following:
- the bach1a gene encoding transcription regulator protein BACH1a, which encodes MSVDGPRTSVFTFQSAVHSHHVLRSLDELRQKELLCDVTVEVECRSFRAHSSVLASCSDYFYTRLTNHNRPNLTVRLPDEVTVEGFEPLLQFAYTAKLHFTKENILEIHRCAEFLGFQNLDKVCFEFLIPKFTDDGGNTKKVKGKSKNQASHEKPQAVCSSNNQNPETGEDRIPQDASTVLQAATSSVESPKDCPPISNDKEMQLDLSPLYARSTSYHMGDGQDQFCLQNCGPQLPSASMGAAEVCPFLSISSTSDNEKLHSSPAGCGGDILAIEDEFQKELAMDVHCEPPTDKELNISITEGHFDQSEGPLMPPADCSQLCPLNSAESSEVLDSISGTPDLSNIGTDDNQVFDSNEQTFSELTPKDCPTERSTVEREVAEHLAKGFWQDLSSTLNEPLPLDSIDQSSTGNGSDFHWLKHLDLGAAPDDCPFLRDLSSSDRQTPGGDTLSKEDTEDSPCLSPINSRENSECESDGDCEQCGSSEQVQEVDLPFPVEQISSMTRRAFLQMLKREELTPEQLEFVQDVRRRSKNRMAAQRCRKRKLDCIYKLEGEIKKLRNEKDKLLQDHNQLKLSIEDVRQNLSGLCQSLCTDASPQSEQLQALARYVSSDCPTSVLLTPMASPSLAGPDQDGHVNSALDTFLADTCPEGDSVALRSPTAFLQDNNVQSAVTDSTL